The segment aattaggTTTTTCTGAAACTAGGATGAGAGTTCACGTCTATtactaatataattaattataaacctTCCAAGTGTACGTCACTTTCACAGTTACATCATTTGACGTTaacaatttagttttttttttttttttccatgttgtaggGTTTGAAATAACCGGGAGGGAGAATGACAATTTATTTTCTTCTCTCAATGGCCCTGGATGACCTCATGAATAAGAAACTACAATAATTTGGTTTTTTATGGCTAtcctaaaaaatgttttgatgcaaatgtttttgtttgttcGTTCATCATTTTTTTAGTCTCTAAAACTTAATTTCTGAAAGAAGGAACATTATCATACCCAGGGCCGGttcaaggtaaattggcgccctaggcgaaaaaccttaatgcttCCCCCCCTTgacggacaccccaaaaaaaattttccttgtctcaaaatacatcacgtaagcctaagattttgtcaacaatcaaatgtaagcaggcttattttttacttttttacttattacaaatcataaacaggtcaccgtggactttaaataattacttatatcaatataaacattccaaactgttacaaaaatccattttcatctagtttcaataatcgttaaacatattatatcagctgttgtgtgtcgtgctgcgccgcccccagctacttggcgccctagccagttgcctagttcgcctatatggaagCGCCGGCCCTGATCATACCAAAAATATGTAGTAAATAGTGATGGGTTGAATCCCAAAATTTTTGAATCTGAATTTAGAATTTGAATCTCAGAGTACCCTGATTCAGAATCTAGGTGCTAggaatcaaaaaatatatttatataaattaactatggtgttaaaaCTTTCGACCCTCTCAATGTGCATTTCACAAATTAAGTGTTCCAAATCAATACATgtttcgtaattatatttacataattacatattgTTATTAACATTACAATATCTTGTGGAATCATAATGAAGCAAGATTCGGAGTTGTCagtaaattttcatttccttcaataTTTTTCCGTGAATAGGAAGTCTTTAAATATTGAGGATAAGAATGAAGtattctttgatttttttaattcaaatttccctcaaatatcaaatattttgaaTACTAAAAAATGCATGCGTTTAGAGGATTTTATTGGCCCAAGCCTAGTAGTAAGCAATCTAGGACTTTGAGGTACTTTCACTGTGCCTCCGATTAATGTTATGATAACTGAATAGGTTTATTACTATTATCTAAAGTGTCAGTTTTCATCTCCACTCCAGGCATCTTCATCTTGTTCAGAATTCACCTGAGAGTCACCTGCAGACCAAACCAAAATGTTCCTGTCATTACCACAACTATACAGTTCTTGAAGAAACGGATGAAATCTACACCCATTCACAGTACTGAAATGTCCATGTAGAGTTCGCACATTTCTACCACTTTCGATATTAAACAGGAGGACGTTACTTCCTGAAGGTACGTACGCAACCCCAGACCCAACAACAGTTCTTACGTCTAGCTGCACGCACTTCTTTGAATGGTTGGGAACACTACCAAAACTAACCATCTCGTTTCGCCCCCAGCATACGTCCCACAGTCGTAGACTGTCGTCTGTTCCGTAGCTGAGGAGGTATAGTCCGTTCTCACTGAAGCACAGGCCGTTGACGAAGCCGTCGTGTGCCGTGCTCGTCGACTGGCTGTTCGACTGCCCCTCGCCGTTGTGCTGGTCCAGACACCTGAGGCAACTCCTGGCAGAACGAACGTCCCACAATAGCACTTTCCTGTCACAGCTCCCCGAGGCTAACAAGTACTCCTCCGTCGGAGACCATCGGCACGTCAGAACCAAGCTCGAGTGCCCGCGCAACTCGTGGACGGACGAACCTTTCCGGATGTCGATGAGGCTGATCTGATTGGCCGAGCTTGCGACTGCAATCAGAGAGTTCCGTGCCATGTGGTGCTGGTAAACTTTTCCCTCTGTGGAGAAACTTTCTACTGGAATCAATGTGTTTGTGTCCCACACTTTAAGTTTTTTATCCATCCCACTTGATAAAAACATTCCTGTGTCAAATGGATACCATTGTACACACTCGGTACTAAACTTGTGAGCATGGCGGTTATTTTTGTCCACCATGCATTCAACATTGCATGTGAACTGTGGGGAGCCAGTGTAATTGTACAAATTGTAGATGCAAATGCTACCATCTCCTAGGCCACATAGTAGGTATTTTCCTTCCGCGC is part of the Bacillus rossius redtenbacheri isolate Brsri chromosome 8, Brsri_v3, whole genome shotgun sequence genome and harbors:
- the LOC134535006 gene encoding DNA excision repair protein ERCC-8-like, translating into MDHKQRSYNILNVLEKVRAGVLDARAVITCESLSRSRNLKLSKLKDFENVLQSATNQMDVDCAEGKYLLCGLGDGSICIYNLYNYTGSPQFTCNVECMVDKNNRHAHKFSTECVQWYPFDTGMFLSSGMDKKLKVWDTNTLIPVESFSTEGKVYQHHMARNSLIAVASSANQISLIDIRKGSSVHELRGHSSLVLTCRWSPTEEYLLASGSCDRKVLLWDVRSARSCLRCLDQHNGEGQSNSQSTSTAHDGFVNGLCFSENGLYLLSYGTDDSLRLWDVCWGRNEMVSFGSVPNHSKKCVQLDVRTVVGSGVAYVPSGSNVLLFNIESGRNVRTLHGHFSTVNGCRFHPFLQELYSCGNDRNILVWSAGDSQVNSEQDEDAWSGDEN